TACATATCATTGCCTATTTTAATACTAGACCCATTTATTTCTAGACTCAAGCACTCAGATCTTTGAGCTTGCACATTTATGGAGGTGTaaatgaattgtgtgtgtgtgtgtgtgtgtgtgtgtgtgtgtgtgtgagagagagagagagagagagagaggaagagagaggtcaATTATCTTCTCCTTGTACTAAGAATGATGAAAGTGTGTGTCTCGAACGTTAAGTCATACTTTCTGCCTATGAGCTGGCTGGTTTGGGGTAAACACACTTACCCATGGGTGACTTGCTCTCAAAGCACACCTCAAACATGTCATAGTCCTCTGTGGTGAATGCAAACTTCCCTTTTGTTGCATCTTCCTTTGAGTAAAGCGTGTGGCTAGAGGAATCTGTGATCTACAAAGTGCAAGAAAATGATGATATCAACACCGGCTGCGTGATAAATGCATGCAAAACACTACACGTCAAGTCTAATAATAACCTCGAAGATCGGTATGCAAACCATCATTGTGTATTTGACAGCTGTTAGACCCATGCTAAATAGCCTGGCAGGTGCGCTACATCTATTTTCTGAAGGTGTACATGGTCACTAAAAATGTGATGTTAACTGATGGATAGACGCGTATATGACATACGCAGGAAAACTAAGTGTGTATTAGCATGTAATAAAATAGCGTTAAGTGCAGGCTCCTATTGACATGTAAGTGGCTAATGTGCTAATCGTGCTAGCTTGTAGCTGCCAACTGAATGGACGATAAGACTGACGTGTAACATCCCGAGTGAGCAGCAAACCCGAGTGGGTGAAGCAGACGAGATTAGGTCAGAGAATACGCATTAATGATGCTATAAAATACACACTATTAGCGAAGAAACGGGCACTCATCTATGTCAAAGTAACTCAAGTttaagacaaaagacaaaaatcttAGACTATACTTTAGTCAATAGTGTTAGCAAGCACTAGCTAACATTAATTACTAAAACCAGGAAGACGAGTTAGGCCCAGttcagctagctagcaagctatcCCGAGAATAACAGCTGTCAATCCCGTTGCTAGCCACATTCTACCAGTAGTTACAACTATCTTGAACACAAATCATAtatgaatttaacttttaatcGCCCCCTCACCCAAAACATAGACTCGAGCGGGGACAGACGGAGACTGAAGCCTCTACGGCCTTAACAAAAAGTAAGCTAACgcgcagctagctagctgcttgGTGAACGTTAGCTGCAGGTCTGTGCTCACCTTCAGATTAGTTTTGGTGTTTGCTTGTTCGCTTATCTCATACTCCCCCGTGACAAGAACATCTTTGTGGATCTCTTCCCGTAAACACTTTCTTGAATTGACcggtaaaaagaaagaaatggaaaatacCGATTCAATGAGAACCGGTAACAGCAGTAGTGCAGCGAATCGAGCCATGGCTACCCTCAACCAACCCGagccagccagctagctaaGCGCCTAGCAGCAGCTGCACTTACGGAAGTACTGAGGCTGCTTGGACACTGTGGCGCCACCGCTGACGTGGAGGGAGATTGACGCTCcaatactattattactactactacaactactactacatttTGCTTTCACCCCTCCACAGGAAGGTCAGAACACAGGGCAGTGCCACAGGAGCTGGTTGCaatttagtgtcttgctcaaggacacttcagcaaggcAGGTGTATTGAGCTTTGTAGCCTGCTGTTGTGGGGTGCATCAGTGTTTCCTTTGGTCTGCCCCAGGGACCCCAATGGGTGTAGGgaaggtttattgccaagtaggCTACAATAAATCTACAGGGACGTGTCTTGGGGACACTGGTGCAGAAACATAGAGACAATAGTGACCTAATTACACAATGGCACACAGAGTACATGGACCACAGGACTTCACATTAAGGGGACAGTGTGGACATAGAATAGACCGCAAACCATAAATATCACTCTGCATATATACAAACTCATCTATATGTACATTCAAACAGCATGGCACACAGTAGGTTGCATAGGTTCCAATAGTGCAAAGGAATAGCACACCATGAAGTAATGGTAGGCCTACTGAGTAGGATGGAAATGCAAGTTTTAAGCTTCGTGCAGCGTGGACATGGTTCCATGATGCACAAGGTTGTGCAAAGGTTGTGCAAACCACACTAGGTTGATCAAAGGTTCATTATAGGtttcactttctccactgaTATCTCCCAGCTACAGCACACAGCTGTGCAATTTTGTTCTGCAGTAAATCATAATtgaaaaatcttctcagatgggggttTCTGGCACTGAAATGTTATCAAATGGGAATCAGTGGACAGATGTATTCCTTTGTGGGCCATCTTAACAGCCTTAATGGCGGGAGTCAATTCCCTTATGGTTGCCTGGTAGGTTAGGTGTTTGTTGTTCTATATGGCAGACCTGGGTTTGAGTCTGTTCTCTTACATTAGTCCCCGGATGGGGTGCATGTGGATAAAGTGGCCCTGTTTCCTGCTCCTTTGGACAATATGCCTTAGCTGACTCGGAGATGCTTAGTATCCTTTGTGGGAGACTTGTGTTGTACATTTTAGCCTCTCTCCATAGCAACGTATTGGTACTTAAGTTATCAGATCAGACATTGTAATGATAATATGCATTTCTTGTCATTTTGGTGAGGTAGCCTTATAACTGTTTCCAGTTAGCTTATTGACAATTATAgatttcactttttaaaaaatatcttttaatattaatcacaaaataacccATCCAGTATATGAGTGGTAAATCCGGATTACGAAACAGGCATATCATACTCAGTGTTGGCTGGGGTATTTTGAAAATCCCAAAAGCTATTATTTTTCTGTCAGCAGCTCAGGGATTACCCAATTACATATGATAGAGCTGTCCAGTTTCCAGGGAAACATCCTTGTTACCAATCCCACGAGACGAGACGAGGACGCTTTGCTGAGTGGGGAGTCTGTCACTAAGTGAACAGTAATTATTGGATAGAGAAATCCCTCTAGTATTGTAGCTTAGTGCGTCAAATAACCTCCAAGAATAGCATGTCACACACTCCTACACGCTACAGAGCTATTAGGCTTTAGAAATAAGAGTAACATGGCGAACGTCACATTCTGTATGTCTGTGATTGATGTGgatttctgttcttttctggaGATGTGCCATGTTTTAATGACACTGTGCAATGTGGATGCCTGTTGGATCACCAGTCTCGGTAATGATGACAAACCCTGTATCACCTCTGGGTGCTGCTTCAGATGTGCACATCACTAAGAAGGTCAGAAGTTACAGAATATAAAACTTCCTGAAAAGACCATGCACAGTGACGCAAGTGTGTCTCCACACCCTTCGACCGATTGTAGTCATTATTTGAGTTGTACTCTTTATCACTTTAGATactgaaaatacaaacaaaaaggaGACTTGTCCCCTGATAAGTGCATGCAATCCAGAATGAATTTCAGGGCTTTGTCATCAGACTAAATTTGATTCGTCATAGTATAGCAGACTACACAGACTATACTATACATAGAGTGTCATATAGAAACTGTATGAACATTTTCAGCTTGTATGAGAAATAACaaagcattttgaaatgtcAGGAACCGATGTGAATTGGAGTCTCACAAATCCTCTGAATGTGCTTGTGTTATTTGCTTCAGTAAATGCCTGCTTGGTGTCAGTGTGCTCACACTATTGAATAACTGTATCACTTTGTCActcagacagaaacacaggcgCAGAGGGGGGAAGGCACTGAAGTATTTATGGATTCCTAAAGCATTCGCATCCTCTCTGGAGAGCCGAGAGGTGTCAGGGGATGGGTTTCCGTGAATATGGAGCTGATCCAAATTGAGCGCTTGTTGTCGTGGCACGGAGGCGAACTCGGCTGTTTCATCATCGCTGCACTCTAAATTACACCCAGCCAGggtcctctgtctctgtctctctctctctctctctccctgcactcTTCTACCTCACGCACTCCTTATCGCTTcccctcgtcctcctcccctcgcctcactcttattttcctcctctctttttctcaggCATACGCTGCCTGGTTCCTCCCCTGGGTTGCAGCACAGACGCAGGTTGGCGTCATAGTGGTCTAATTTTActgctgttgatgctgatgttaAAAGAAGCAATGGGCACCTGCTATTTCTGCTGCCGCCCCATCTCCCTGGGGCCGGCAAGGAGGTATTAATAGAGAGAGTTATTAGACGCTGCATGATCGCACATTGAAGCTttattgaggaaaaaaagggggCTCTGCTTAAGTGCAAGGGAACACAGACAGGTACACAGAATTCAGCAGTTATGAAACCATCCAGTGCTTATGAAACAAGAGGCTTTAACCATTTGGTGTTGGCATCATATGAACACAGAGGTGTTTGTTAGGAAGAGAGGTTCAATCCATTTCAAGCAAGAGGCGAGGATGTAGCACTGTGCTGGTGCAGTTTTAACCCTTTAGAGCGAGCCAATCCTTAAaatcttgatttgttttggggTGTGCTTTGAAAGACTAGACCTGTATCCGTAAAGGGAGCAGTGTTACAGCTGTTGAGAGTTTGGCCATGTTGCACTGAAGGGTGTGTCTGCACTGGAAGGGTTGAAACGGTCAGAGTGCGGAAGTTGCTTATTGTGCGCTGGTAGACTTCCACGCTGCACGCCCCTCACGCACACACGACGCATTTCCTGGGTAGAGCCATTAAGCAATCTGCCTTCAGATGAATCTATACAAGGTGAAGTATTGATACTGACGAAATGAGCAAATGAGTCTGAAAGATTGACAAACAGGGAGTGTGATGGGTGAGGTTTGAGTAATCATAATTAGCATTCCTCAGACAGCAAGTTTCTTGACAAAGTTACCAAGTGTTGTAAAATTTAAGGGCCAAAATTATCATATAAACCATCAGCTGTGGTAAAGGGAAGACTTGCTCTGCTGGTTTGATTAAGGCCTGCTGGGCAAGACTTCTGTATAACACAGTATTGTCTACTGTATATAACAGTATTGTCATGTTGTGACATTCACCtactttcattttaaaacaagttCACACTGACTATACTTTTGTGTCAGTGGCTATTTGTTACCTTTATGTTTACAGGTTACAGATTTGTCTTTTGATGGTATCTCTTCTTTATTTGATAGTGAACAGTAGAggaaagatgggaaagagaCAGGATGGCATGAGAAGAGAATATAGAACCAGACAGACTCAGGAAGTTGTGAGTacattggtttttttttaatcagaatgATTATCAAGTAGACAAATCATGACCGTGTCTCTGACATTAGTCGTTCCATGTTGAGTGTATGTGGTGCACATTATTGGTAGAGCACAACCTGACACTGATGGAGACTTTGTCTGAAAGACCAGTGTTGGTTAATATCTGTGCACTTACTATAAATGTCCCACCTCAAACAATAGAGAGgtaaatcactgaaaacaaacattgtcccaTATACCCATAATTCCATGTGTTGAGTCAGTTGCTATGTTTCAGGGACTCAGTAGCCTACCAAGTGGCCTGTGAAAAAATCCCCTCTATTCATCATGATGCTGTAATGGAAAACACATAAACCTTAGGAGTTACATGAGACACATTGTGATCAGGTTATGGATTTACAGACTATGTCGATATCACAGACCTTAAGTGTTGAGACATGTATTCCATTATGAGCCAATGGAAAAAAGAAGATTACATGCTAATTTGGGAAACTGGGCCCTTTCAAACCAGACCGTCCTATTGAGGAGCTATTCCTCAAACAAGACACTTTGAGATGTTGGCACATTGTAGCCACATCAATCTTGTGGCTCAGCTGTCCTTTAAGAGAAGGTTGAATTAGTGTCTGTCTGGGGGAAAAGACAAGTTGGTGAGCAGCCTatcaataatttaaaaaacaccGCTTTGCTCTTAACCCAGACAGCTGCTTTATTACACCTTAAATCCAGCTGTCTCTGTGCCCTGGTCCATTTGTACCAAAAACACCTAGCCTATAGCAGGTAAAGTCCAAACTGTCTAATTTGTACCTGTGccgtctttccctctttttggAAATTTGGAAATACTCAATATATGcatcacatttcacattcagaAAGCCTCTTTTCAGATTCATAATGCAATGGACTGATGTTATGTTCATTCCTCGAGTGCCTATTCTTAATAAGATGTTTTCCCCTCCTATAAGCCAATAAATGTGGCAAAATAAGCCTTAATTATTACTCACATTATCATACCACACAATAAACTGCGACTTATTTTTTAAAAGGCTTTCGCTCGCGTTGCCTACTTCTACACCGTGCGTCTTGTTTGAATGTGGGAAGTGTTACATAAATTCAGCCCCTATGAGAGAACAGAATAAATTAAACCAACGTCAGTggtatttaaaatgtagctttCCATATCCTCTCGTGATGTCTCTTGTAATCAGCATATCTGTGCAGCAAGTCTTGCAAAATCGCATAGCTTATGCTTCGATATGGGAAGCGCTGCAGCACATTTTCCCTTCCTAGGCACGTCGAGAGACTGGTTCAGTTGATCTGAACAGAAACGAGCAGACTTCCAGCTGTAGATGCACATGTTTTAGCGGAAAATGACCGACCAGGGCGCCCGTCTGACCGGGCAACGTCGACAAATACCTTCTGCTGGCAGAGAACAGCGAGATGTTGCAGAAATCTATATTTGGGCACGGAAGTTAAAACGTCACCGCGCTGGCCTTGCAGattaaaaaaatggaaagaacGCACTGACGTAAGCGCCCTGACGTATAGTTAACCTTGGCAACAGACGGAACAATAAATAGAGCCAGTGAGGTGCAGGAAAAAGACCACTATCCCCTGTGAAGTCTAATTTTAGACCTTATTTTAATTGTCTAATGAATACCGCTGCAACTGCTATTCCATCTGACTGTTAGTTATAGATCTATACATAAGGGCAGCTTGTTAacagcagactgtgtgtgtgtttatgtgtgtgtgtgagggggagagacagacagagattacaCCAAGCAAATAACTGAATTTAAAtattactattttttatttacacattttacaaACGACATTCAACAGTTTcctctttactctctctgtaaaaaaataaatttcataAATTAAAAACCACTAATGTTTTCACAGAAAACTTCATTCTAAGATAGACCACTCAGACCATGGTTAGACAAAGCACATCAGTTTTAAATATCACAAACAGTTCACAATACTCTCACATTCCATCAACCAGAAAACAAATTGGGTCAAGATAACTATTGCTctgaacacacagcaacactacAACAACTTTGTCATCTAGCACCGTTAAATCAAATATCAACTTATTATTTGTAAACTCAAAGAAAACGACTAGGTGGTATTAGTTGAAACATGCGTTCACTTGCTACATAGTTGTAATAGGCAAGTATAGATAAAGGCAAATAAAAATCCTAAATATTTTGCTTCCTGGTGGTAGTACAAGTCCATTCCATAGCCCTGTGATCTGCACATCTACCTCATACATCGAGTAAATGCGCTTGATAGGAAGTATTATTGTTTTTGGAAGAGTCTTTAAAGGGCCAGCAGGGTTGGCGAGCTGAGCGAGTCAGAGGACTGGTCGTtgctgctgctccctctcctgtgGGCCACGCCGCAGGTGGGGAAGGTCTCGGCCTCGGGGTAGGTGAACACGAAGGAAGACGTGTAGGTGGTGCAGGCCGGGGTGCTGGTCACCACGGGCGTGCACAGGGGCTCGAAGTCACCGCCGTTGGCCGAGGTGTAGAGGGGCTCCCAGTCCTGAGAGGTGTACAGGGAGCTGGACAGGTCGACCTCCGGCACCGACCGCGCCGTCTCCATCTCCGTCTTGGCCAGCAGAGCCAGGGACTCCTCCAGGGCGGAGGCGTCCAGGTCGGTCATCTTAACCGTGCTGTCGGACACCGTGGCGGTGGAGAGGACGGAGaagatggagttggaggtggaggtgaagaTCGGCTGGCCGGAGGCGGCGGTGGCGGAAGCGGAGGCCTGCGAGCTGGAGGTCTGGGGCTGAGAGGACGCCTCCACCGAGACGCAAGAGTGGGCGGGAGAGACGGAGGCGACGGGGAAGGCGACGTCCAGCTCTGAGGGGATTTTGCAGATGGGCTGGTGGGCAGCCAGAATGAACTccagcctctccttctccttcaggaGGTTGGCGATGTCGTTCTGCAGGTTGGACTTCTCATCCTCCAACTGATCAGTTtcctgagagaaaaagaggaaatggCATTAGTTTGGCTGCTGGTCAACATTGCTAATAGCGCTGGCGAGAAACGTGTCTTAATGCATGATATGGTTTGTTTGTGAAATACTTACAGCTTGCAGGGTGTCGGTAAGCTCCCTTCTCCTGTTGCGGCATTTTGCTGCTGCctgcttgtttctctctctgcgaactcttctcttctcttcctcctcatttgAAACCTGCACAGAATACAAGAAGACATTAAGTCCCGAGCTCTTTGGCTATCCATGCAGCAATGAAACATTGTAATGCAGGGGTGACTTGTTGTTATGTAACACCTGGAAGAACATGGTAATTACCTGTTCCACTCTGCCCCTCTTGGTAGAGCCGTGAGCCTTGGATGCTGTGGGCCTCATGGCCGGTCTGGAGTAAGCGGGGCTGGGGCTGGAGCTGTAGGGGTGCGCTCTGTGCGAAGGGGCCACCGAGGAGATCAAAGGCTGGACCATCCACTGCAGGTCCGGGCTCGTGGAGATGGCTGTGACGGTGGGGGTGAAGGAGGCACTTGATGCTGTCAGGTCAGTGAAATCCTGGAAGGAATGAAGCAAGAGGATCATCAGCACATTGGGTTTATACTCAGGAGGGAGCGGGGAGGGATGGCATTGCACGATACATATGAATGAAGCGGGAGGTCTATAAAAAGCCGGAGGGGTTATAAATATCCATGTGATGTCAGCCATGACGTTACATTTTCTCTCAGGAGTTTCCaggtgaatgaatgaagatTGCCATGTACTGTTGCAGGTCAGTACTTCAAGTGCAGCTCAGGCTGTTTATCAGTCTAGTTTTATATTTGTCAGTATTCACATACATACTGTTGACTATGTTTGCATTAGTAAATGTAGGCTAATTCAGTGGATGCTTTGTAAAACAAGCTATCTTCCCATGCTTGTCTTTGCATGCCAAGCAACAACACATTAACTGATATCCTTTATGCTATTGTACAATATGAATAACAGTTTATTTTAGACTGAACATACCTGAGACTGGGGAGACCCCATGCTCGAGTAAGATCCCGCTGGAGACGGGTAGTATCCCAGATTGTCGCCGGCTGGGGAAGCGGTGCTGCAGCGGGAAGAGGAGTCGCACTCCGTGTTGAACCCGGTGAACATCATCGTTTCCGAAAAAAGGCAAGAAGAAAGCAGTAGATCCAGACAAACTCTATTGAGGGGGATGTCAACTTCAGCTGAGGAAATCCCTTTAGTAAGTTTGTGGGTTACTCCTGAGCTCTGCTCCCGGTGTGCAGCGATCTGCTTGTGATAGTCGTTGTTTTAGTTGCTGAAAGTTTGACTGCCAACTGTGGTGGCTCGTGAGCTTTTATAGCCTGCGCGAGGACGGAATGACGTAGGCAAGGGGAGTGCTCCTCACACGAAAacctgaagagaaaaaaaagatcgCTAAAAAACGAGACACCGACGCAGTAATTATGCCACCTATTGCGCCCTAATTATCAAAATAGACTATAACTCAATCACTGAATGCCACTTTATGATGTTTGTGGGTCTAAAGTAACGTTTTGAAAAATAGTTGAGACCCATTCTCAAGAAATGGAATATTCCAGAAACGGGATCCCCAGTACGTCATTTTCCATATATGGTGCATCCTGTGAATGGGCGGACCTTGCTGGGAAATGCTCCATCCGAGGATTGGACCACAGCGACATGACGTTATGTAAGACAACAAACACAGAGGCTGTTGTGAAAACTGAAGAACTGAGATAATGGTCAGCAAAAGTACAGCCTACACCAAAGTACATCAAAAGTAAATTTGCACATGCAGATCAGTCTATTTTAGTGTCAGTACTCTTTGGATCGATTAACTCAAAATGAACGCcagctgatgttttatttttttttttaaagctgaccCAGTATTATTACATGCATTTATAGATCTAGGCCCAATAGATTTGTTGAATAAAGTATGGTACAACAAAACCAATATATCATGAGGATGGATATGACCAAGTGAGTAACAGTTAGATAAATAGTTCATTAACATGTTGGTACAGATTAATTTACAACAATATTCTTGGTTTTAACACATCTTGGTTTGAAACACAATCAAATAGCCTATTGTGCATTTTTATATCAGCACATTGACTGAGGCATACTATACACACTTCTCCTAGAAATTAAAAATAGACTTATACTATAAGTGGGTGTTAGGGTGTTATAACAGGATGTTACTATAACAGTGGTTAGGGAAGCTGTTGCAGGTTCAATCCCATGCAGCAACGCCTAATGCCTCCATCATAAACCATGTGTTGTGTTAAGCAGTGTTCACTCATTACAAGCTGCTCTGCTTCGTGCAACAGCTGTACATGTCTAAGCAGGtatgtctttctgtgtctcctGAAATAGTCTCTTTAGCTACACTGAGATGATGGAAATTTATTTGGATAAGGTAGAAGACAAAGGAGTGTGGCCAAGTTGGACGCCACCCAGAACGATTGTATGCACAACCACACACCAGCAACACCGGTT
This genomic stretch from Centroberyx gerrardi isolate f3 chromosome 18, fCenGer3.hap1.cur.20231027, whole genome shotgun sequence harbors:
- the fosab gene encoding v-fos FBJ murine osteosarcoma viral oncogene homolog Ab; protein product: MMFTGFNTECDSSSRCSTASPAGDNLGYYPSPAGSYSSMGSPQSQDFTDLTASSASFTPTVTAISTSPDLQWMVQPLISSVAPSHRAHPYSSSPSPAYSRPAMRPTASKAHGSTKRGRVEQVSNEEEEKRRVRRERNKQAAAKCRNRRRELTDTLQAETDQLEDEKSNLQNDIANLLKEKERLEFILAAHQPICKIPSELDVAFPVASVSPAHSCVSVEASSQPQTSSSQASASATAASGQPIFTSTSNSIFSVLSTATVSDSTVKMTDLDASALEESLALLAKTEMETARSVPEVDLSSSLYTSQDWEPLYTSANGGDFEPLCTPVVTSTPACTTYTSSFVFTYPEAETFPTCGVAHRRGSSSNDQSSDSLSSPTLLAL